Proteins from a genomic interval of Tepidisphaeraceae bacterium:
- a CDS encoding carboxymuconolactone decarboxylase family protein gives MSRLTLIDPATATGAAKDVLEATKATFGATPNMVRAMANSPVVAKVFLDAFKTLGGGVLNGQEREAIALAVAERNGCDYCLSAHTAIGKMHRMSDAQLTGARHGQTGDGKLDALVTLARQLVERRGHLSDADLTTARAAGLTDAHVAEVVAHVAIAFYTNYFNHVAQPEIDFPVVRAG, from the coding sequence ATGTCACGACTGACCTTAATCGATCCCGCCACCGCGACGGGGGCTGCCAAGGATGTGTTGGAGGCGACGAAGGCGACCTTCGGTGCCACGCCGAACATGGTCCGGGCCATGGCCAATTCGCCCGTGGTCGCCAAGGTGTTCCTCGACGCGTTCAAGACGCTGGGCGGCGGGGTGTTGAACGGGCAGGAGCGCGAGGCGATCGCGCTGGCCGTTGCCGAGCGGAACGGCTGCGACTACTGCCTGAGCGCCCACACCGCCATCGGGAAGATGCACCGGATGAGCGACGCGCAGCTCACCGGCGCGCGGCACGGGCAGACGGGCGACGGCAAGCTCGACGCCCTCGTCACGCTCGCTCGGCAACTGGTCGAGCGCCGCGGCCACCTGTCCGACGCCGACCTCACCACCGCCCGCGCCGCCGGCCTGACCGATGCGCACGTCGCCGAGGTCGTGGCTCACGTGGCGATCGCGTTCTACACGAACTACTTCAACCATGTCGCCCAGCCCGAGATCGACTTCCCCGTCGTCCGCGCCGGATAG
- the rimO gene encoding 30S ribosomal protein S12 methylthiotransferase RimO: MARRPVKNEIETVAFVSLGCPKNLVDSERMLGLLAGDGLAVTPDAESADAIIINTCGFLEASKEESLREIRDAIALKKAGKVKRVVVAGCLVQRHKTKLLYDVPEVDRLVGVFDREHIVEAVRGKANPRQDHGHFLGKYHDLSRELATQAGIMATGPETKTNRLPVFENDSARLRLTPRHYAYLRISEGCNQGCSFCTIPSIRGLMRSKPVEQVLLEAKELAADGAVELNLIGQDTTSFGTDINYAAGLSGLLRTLDKQLKDVAWLRLMYAYPSCFTDEMIATIAASDRIVKYIDMPLQHINDEVLTKMKRRVSRHQIETLLTKLRKIPGMAIRTTFIAGSPGETDAQHAELVQFVKDFGFEMMGVFPYSAEPGTPMAKLPGQLPDDVKQARVEELMLAQQEIAFAKSEASVGETIEVLIERPAGRDVEDGYVARSRSQAPDIDSVVHVDGNGSELYPGQLVNVKVVDYQNYDLVAEVPRKKSRSLKVVKA; this comes from the coding sequence ATGGCCCGCAGGCCCGTGAAAAACGAGATCGAGACCGTGGCCTTCGTCAGCTTGGGGTGCCCGAAGAACCTCGTCGACAGCGAACGCATGCTGGGATTGCTGGCCGGCGACGGCTTGGCCGTCACGCCCGACGCGGAGTCCGCCGACGCGATCATCATCAACACCTGCGGCTTCCTGGAGGCCAGCAAGGAGGAATCGCTTCGCGAGATCCGCGACGCCATCGCGCTGAAGAAGGCCGGTAAGGTGAAGCGCGTCGTGGTTGCGGGCTGTCTGGTGCAGCGTCACAAGACCAAGCTGCTGTACGACGTGCCGGAAGTCGACCGCTTGGTCGGCGTGTTCGATCGCGAGCACATCGTTGAAGCCGTGCGCGGCAAGGCCAACCCGCGGCAGGATCACGGGCACTTCCTCGGCAAGTATCACGATCTGTCGCGCGAGCTGGCGACGCAGGCCGGCATTATGGCGACCGGTCCGGAGACCAAGACCAACCGCCTGCCCGTCTTCGAAAACGATTCCGCCCGCCTGCGGCTAACGCCCCGCCACTACGCGTACCTGCGCATCAGCGAAGGCTGCAACCAAGGGTGCAGTTTCTGCACGATCCCCAGCATTCGCGGGCTGATGCGCAGCAAGCCGGTCGAGCAGGTGCTTCTGGAGGCCAAGGAACTGGCCGCCGACGGCGCGGTCGAGCTGAACCTCATTGGCCAGGACACCACCAGCTTTGGCACCGACATCAACTATGCCGCGGGTCTGAGCGGGTTGCTGCGCACGCTCGACAAGCAGTTGAAGGACGTTGCGTGGCTTCGGCTGATGTACGCCTACCCAAGTTGCTTCACCGACGAAATGATCGCCACGATCGCAGCCAGCGACCGCATCGTGAAGTACATCGACATGCCGCTGCAGCACATCAACGACGAGGTGCTGACGAAGATGAAGCGCCGCGTGAGCCGCCATCAGATCGAGACGCTGCTGACCAAGCTGCGCAAGATCCCCGGCATGGCGATCCGCACCACCTTCATCGCCGGCAGCCCGGGCGAAACCGACGCCCAGCACGCCGAGCTGGTGCAGTTCGTGAAGGACTTCGGCTTCGAGATGATGGGCGTCTTCCCGTACAGCGCCGAGCCCGGCACCCCCATGGCCAAGCTGCCCGGCCAACTGCCCGACGACGTCAAACAGGCCCGCGTCGAGGAACTCATGCTCGCCCAGCAGGAAATCGCCTTCGCCAAATCGGAAGCCTCGGTCGGTGAAACGATCGAGGTGCTGATCGAACGACCCGCCGGCCGCGATGTGGAAGACGGCTACGTCGCCCGCAGCCGCAGCCAAGCCCCCGACATCGACAGCGTCGTCCACGTCGACGGCAACGGCTCCGAGCTTTATCCCGGCCAGCTCGTGAACGTGAAGGTTGTGGACTACCAGAACTACGACCTGGTCGCGGAAGTGCCGCGAAAGAAGTCGCGGAGCTTGAAGGTTGTGAAAGCGTAG
- a CDS encoding TetR/AcrR family transcriptional regulator, which yields MSATLTKLLDVAEQFCQTRGYNGFSYRDLAEVVGIKSASIHYHFPTKADLGRALVVRYRQAFETTRVEIDRSEAQAIARIRRLFAGLADGYRSADRICLAGMMAAESGTLPENVQAEVRRFFEENEAWLADTLKLGVSQGNVRPVANAEAEAKTIFGTIEGAILAARAFSDASRIRLAGDWVIRSLQA from the coding sequence ATGTCTGCTACGTTGACCAAACTGCTAGATGTTGCCGAGCAGTTTTGTCAGACCCGTGGGTACAACGGGTTCAGCTACCGCGACCTCGCTGAGGTGGTGGGGATTAAGTCGGCGAGCATCCATTATCACTTTCCCACGAAGGCCGATCTCGGGCGAGCGCTGGTCGTGCGGTATCGGCAGGCGTTTGAGACGACGCGCGTCGAGATCGACCGCAGCGAAGCCCAGGCAATTGCGCGGATTCGGCGGCTATTTGCAGGCTTGGCCGACGGGTATCGCTCGGCCGACCGTATCTGCCTTGCTGGAATGATGGCCGCCGAGAGCGGCACGCTTCCCGAGAACGTCCAGGCGGAGGTCCGCCGATTCTTCGAGGAGAACGAAGCGTGGCTCGCTGACACCCTGAAACTGGGCGTGTCGCAGGGCAACGTTCGACCAGTCGCGAATGCCGAGGCAGAGGCCAAGACGATTTTCGGAACGATCGAAGGCGCCATCCTGGCCGCTCGGGCGTTCAGTGATGCGTCGCGCATTCGACTGGCGGGCGATTGGGTCATCCGGTCACTGCAGGCGTAA
- a CDS encoding ATP-binding protein: MSTALRFTIPSDYSAGRDVQKQILDGVAQNGFNEQSTFAIKLALEEALINAIKHGNKLDPKKTVTVNAKVTPTQCEIQIEDQGPGFDRSSVPDPTLEENIDKCSGRGILLIEAYMNKVSWDRDGRRVKMIKKNETGK, translated from the coding sequence TTGTCGACAGCGCTCCGCTTCACCATCCCCTCCGACTACTCCGCCGGTCGCGACGTGCAGAAGCAGATCCTCGACGGCGTCGCGCAGAACGGCTTCAACGAGCAGAGCACCTTCGCGATCAAGCTGGCCTTGGAAGAAGCCCTCATCAACGCCATCAAGCACGGCAACAAGCTCGACCCCAAGAAGACCGTCACCGTCAACGCCAAGGTGACCCCCACCCAGTGCGAGATCCAGATCGAAGACCAGGGCCCCGGCTTCGACCGCAGCAGCGTTCCCGACCCCACCCTCGAAGAAAACATCGACAAGTGCAGCGGCCGCGGCATCCTGCTGATCGAGGCCTACATGAACAAGGTCTCCTGGGACCGCGACGGCCGCAGGGTGAAGATGATCAAGAAGAACGAGACGGGGAAGTAG
- the nhaR gene encoding transcriptional activator NhaR: protein MDWLNYHHLMYFWAVARHGGIAAASRELAISEPTISGQVKELERALGERLFTRSGRRLVLTDVGKVVYDYASEISSLGRELLDTVKQRPTNRPLRLAVGIADALPKLVARTLLEPALRMGNVHLICREGRLEELLVELSSYRLDLVLSDQPAGESVKVKSFSQLLGESGVSFFASAAVARKLSTDAFPALLSNAPLILPTEHTALRRALDAWFSARGVSPLLRAEVQDSALLKTFGQSGFGVFPAPSIVEADVCEQYGVAVVGRTDEARERFYAISVERKLRHPAVVAIIEGARAQFTTFATRTVDRGKRRTKRGKR from the coding sequence ATGGATTGGTTGAACTATCACCACCTGATGTACTTCTGGGCCGTGGCCCGCCACGGCGGCATCGCGGCGGCCAGTAGGGAACTGGCAATCTCTGAACCGACGATCAGCGGACAAGTGAAGGAACTCGAACGGGCGCTCGGCGAGCGGTTGTTCACGCGCAGCGGTCGCCGGCTGGTGCTGACCGACGTGGGCAAGGTCGTCTACGACTACGCCAGCGAGATCTCATCGCTCGGTCGCGAACTGCTGGACACGGTCAAGCAACGCCCCACCAACCGTCCGCTTCGCCTGGCGGTCGGCATTGCCGACGCGCTGCCGAAACTCGTGGCGCGAACGCTGCTGGAACCGGCGCTGCGCATGGGCAACGTGCACCTGATCTGCCGCGAGGGGCGGCTGGAGGAACTGCTGGTCGAACTGTCGAGCTACCGGCTCGACCTGGTTTTGAGCGACCAGCCGGCCGGGGAGTCGGTGAAGGTGAAGAGCTTCAGCCAATTGCTCGGTGAGAGCGGCGTGAGCTTCTTCGCCAGCGCCGCGGTTGCGCGCAAGCTGTCGACGGACGCGTTTCCCGCCTTGCTGTCCAATGCGCCGTTGATCCTGCCGACCGAGCACACGGCCCTCCGCCGGGCGCTGGACGCGTGGTTCAGCGCGCGCGGCGTAAGCCCGCTGTTGCGCGCCGAGGTGCAGGACAGCGCACTGTTGAAGACGTTCGGCCAATCCGGCTTCGGCGTGTTCCCCGCGCCGTCGATCGTGGAGGCGGACGTGTGCGAGCAGTATGGCGTTGCCGTCGTCGGCCGGACGGACGAGGCGCGCGAGCGCTTCTACGCGATCAGCGTCGAGCGCAAGTTGCGCCACCCGGCCGTCGTCGCGATCATCGAAGGGGCGCGGGCGCAGTTCACAACGTTCGCCACCCGCACTGTCGATCGGGGGAAACGCAGGACGAAGCGGGGGAAGAGGTGA
- a CDS encoding Uma2 family endonuclease → MTTKTFPAIDNYAYMQDVSWGFYDAVLREVGDRPIRVTYDRGRIEIMSPLPKHEKASQLLNSMVFVLAEERDIPISSYGSTTFRRQGTDRGLEPDKCFYVQNVDRVDQTDKLDLDVVPPPDLAIEIDVTHRSIDRLPIYATLGVPELWRHDGSALAALSLGDAGQYHPVEFSVAFPFLRVAELNRFLAMWPGANDSTIMKAFRAWVRTIG, encoded by the coding sequence ATGACCACCAAGACGTTTCCAGCGATCGACAATTACGCCTACATGCAGGACGTGTCGTGGGGCTTCTACGACGCGGTGCTGCGCGAGGTGGGCGACCGCCCGATCCGCGTGACCTACGACCGGGGAAGGATCGAGATCATGTCGCCGTTGCCAAAGCACGAGAAGGCCAGCCAGCTACTAAATTCGATGGTGTTCGTGCTGGCAGAAGAGCGGGACATCCCGATCTCATCGTACGGCTCGACGACATTTCGCCGCCAAGGCACAGATCGCGGTTTGGAGCCCGACAAGTGCTTCTACGTCCAGAACGTTGACCGCGTGGACCAGACCGACAAGCTCGATCTCGACGTCGTTCCCCCGCCCGACCTCGCGATCGAGATCGACGTGACGCACCGCTCGATCGACCGCCTGCCGATCTACGCCACGCTTGGCGTACCGGAACTGTGGCGGCACGACGGCAGCGCGCTGGCCGCGTTGTCGCTGGGCGACGCCGGCCAATACCACCCGGTCGAGTTCAGCGTCGCCTTCCCCTTCCTGCGCGTCGCGGAGCTGAACCGCTTTCTGGCGATGTGGCCTGGCGCGAATGATTCGACGATCATGAAGGCATTCCGCGCTTGGGTGCGGACGATCGGGTAA
- a CDS encoding UvrD-helicase domain-containing protein: MQTADELLADLTDEQRAAAMHIDGPLLIIAGAGSGKTRVLTRRVAYMIAQGIPANAICAITFTNKAAGEMKARVEKIMDRPIRDFGKLDQRWPTICTFHSLCLRILRHYAEQVGLPANFSIYDSADQNKVLKDALKALDISSTNFQPAAVHAAISKAKNQLLTPQKFAQTAGDFYQRTVARAYTKYQAMLDANGALDFDDLLLRTAAAFRDHPDVLRELQDRFQYLMIDEYQDTNHAQYIIAHALAQRHRNMCVVGDPDQSIYAWRGADIQNILDFEKDYTDATIIKLERNYRSTKTILALADALIANNSQRKDKRLWTENADGEMARVFFCQDERDEAEMVTQQLKSLHDEQKIDWSKMAIFYRMNALSRVMEDALRKNAVPYTIARGVEFYNRKEIKDVLAYLRVIANPSDAVSLARVVNVPTRGIGDSSVKLMDAYGISNGISLAQSMAQVEKVTGLSSRAVNATRNFVQLLRRWRQIAGCAPVAQTPPAASPTSVGTESTPKPTYIEPTNGQLFPSPGTPGEGQDAGDSELGAPSADQNHPHLASPGVPGEGQEIASPKGLVQRVMEDVVRTSGLEALYRKTGDADLSELANVNELISSAAEYDDENPDGTLEDYLAQVSLVSDADHMKGTGGSVTLMTLHAAKGLEFPVVALIGLEEGCLPHSRSRGNPIELEEERRLCFVGITRAEQHLIITKAAYRTMRGLRERTIPSPFLNELPQDKLAIIDRTSLSFDSGTYPRSGGTGYGNYKSTGAGSYGATAPSDRRYDTQPTLGGFRAGQLVRHPKFGLGRIFELADAGQNTRAIVDFNTGGRKTLILEYARLEAVG, encoded by the coding sequence TTGCAGACTGCCGACGAACTACTTGCCGACCTTACCGACGAACAGCGGGCCGCCGCCATGCACATCGATGGGCCGTTGCTCATCATTGCGGGCGCGGGGTCGGGAAAGACGCGCGTGCTCACTCGCCGGGTGGCGTACATGATCGCCCAGGGCATCCCGGCCAACGCGATCTGCGCGATCACGTTCACGAACAAGGCCGCCGGCGAGATGAAGGCGCGCGTCGAGAAGATCATGGATCGGCCGATCCGTGACTTCGGCAAGCTCGACCAGCGCTGGCCGACCATCTGTACGTTCCACTCGCTTTGCCTGCGCATCCTGCGCCATTACGCCGAGCAAGTGGGCCTGCCCGCCAACTTCAGCATTTACGACTCGGCCGACCAGAACAAGGTGCTGAAGGACGCGCTGAAGGCGTTGGACATCTCCAGCACCAACTTCCAGCCTGCCGCCGTCCATGCCGCCATCAGCAAGGCGAAGAATCAGCTGCTGACGCCGCAGAAGTTCGCCCAGACCGCCGGGGATTTTTATCAGCGGACGGTCGCCCGGGCCTACACGAAGTACCAGGCGATGCTGGATGCCAACGGCGCGCTCGACTTCGACGATCTGCTGCTCCGCACCGCAGCGGCGTTTCGCGATCATCCGGACGTGCTGCGCGAGCTGCAGGACCGGTTTCAGTATCTGATGATCGACGAATATCAGGACACCAACCACGCCCAGTACATCATCGCGCACGCTTTAGCGCAACGGCACCGCAACATGTGCGTCGTGGGCGACCCCGACCAGTCGATCTACGCCTGGCGCGGGGCCGACATCCAGAACATCCTGGATTTCGAGAAGGACTACACCGACGCCACGATCATCAAGCTCGAGCGCAACTACCGCAGTACGAAGACAATTTTGGCCTTGGCCGACGCCCTCATCGCCAACAACAGCCAGCGGAAGGACAAGCGCCTCTGGACCGAGAACGCCGACGGCGAGATGGCGCGCGTCTTCTTCTGCCAGGACGAGCGCGACGAGGCCGAGATGGTCACGCAGCAGCTCAAGAGCCTGCACGACGAGCAGAAGATCGACTGGAGCAAGATGGCCATCTTCTACCGCATGAACGCGCTGTCGCGCGTGATGGAAGATGCGCTGCGCAAGAACGCCGTCCCGTACACGATCGCGCGCGGCGTGGAGTTCTACAACCGCAAGGAAATCAAGGACGTACTGGCCTACCTGCGCGTTATCGCCAACCCGAGCGACGCCGTCAGCCTCGCGCGCGTCGTGAACGTGCCCACCCGCGGCATCGGGGACAGCAGCGTGAAGCTGATGGACGCCTACGGCATCTCCAACGGCATCTCGCTCGCGCAGTCGATGGCGCAGGTGGAGAAGGTGACCGGCCTGTCGAGCCGGGCTGTCAACGCGACGAGAAACTTCGTCCAACTTTTACGACGCTGGCGCCAGATTGCCGGTTGCGCCCCCGTGGCACAAACACCGCCCGCAGCGTCGCCCACTTCAGTGGGCACCGAGAGCACGCCGAAACCAACTTACATCGAGCCGACAAACGGACAGCTTTTCCCCTCTCCCGGTACGCCGGGAGAGGGCCAGGATGCGGGTGATTCCGAATTGGGTGCTCCGTCAGCAGATCAAAATCACCCTCACCTAGCCTCTCCCGGCGTACCGGGAGAGGGACAGGAGATCGCCTCGCCTAAGGGCCTCGTTCAACGCGTGATGGAAGATGTCGTCCGCACGAGCGGCCTCGAAGCGCTCTACCGCAAGACCGGCGACGCCGATTTGTCTGAACTGGCCAACGTGAACGAACTCATTTCGTCGGCCGCCGAGTACGACGACGAGAACCCGGATGGCACGCTGGAGGATTACCTCGCGCAGGTCAGCCTCGTCAGCGACGCCGATCACATGAAGGGCACCGGCGGATCGGTCACGCTGATGACGCTGCACGCCGCCAAGGGCCTCGAATTCCCTGTGGTCGCACTCATCGGTCTGGAAGAAGGCTGCCTGCCCCACTCCCGCTCGCGCGGCAACCCGATCGAACTGGAAGAGGAACGCCGCCTCTGCTTCGTCGGCATCACGCGGGCCGAGCAGCACCTCATCATCACCAAGGCCGCCTACCGCACGATGCGTGGTTTGCGAGAGCGTACGATCCCCAGCCCGTTCCTCAACGAACTGCCGCAGGACAAGCTGGCGATCATCGACCGCACCTCGCTCAGTTTCGACAGTGGTACCTATCCCCGCAGTGGCGGCACCGGGTACGGCAACTACAAGTCCACCGGCGCCGGCTCGTACGGCGCCACCGCCCCCAGTGACCGCCGATACGACACGCAGCCCACCCTCGGTGGTTTCCGCGCCGGCCAGCTCGTCCGCCACCCGAAGTTCGGCCTCGGCCGGATCTTCGAGCTCGCCGACGCCGGCCAGAACACGCGCGCCATCGTTGACTTCAATACCGGGGGGCGCAAAACCCTCATCCTGGAGTACGCGCGGCTCGAAGCGGTGGGCTAA
- a CDS encoding folylpolyglutamate synthase/dihydrofolate synthase family protein, whose amino-acid sequence MRQAEPKPSAAPGATGYAKALRFLATLADFERMRIVRYTAANFDLDRMRGLLKKLGNPHEAFRSVHIAGTKGKGSTCAMTAAMLQATGYKVGLYTSPHLVDIRERIVINGEMIPQADFARLVKLIEPLLTKIKPTPSYFDVLTAVAFKYFAEQGVEIAVVETGLGGRLDSTNVLKPEVAAITSISKDHMAQLGGTLAKIAEEKGGIYKAGIPALTVQQDPEVERVLKAAADKVGAPFDIAGKSIEFSYRFESSRLHGPHNRVCLTTPHSKFEHLAVPLVGEHQAINLGLALSIIDRLKTRGIAINDSRAMEGLAKVQLPGRMELVSQTPRVIVDGAHNAASLDAMMRAIGQHIPYDSMVVIFGCCSDKDVPGMLERITSGADKVIFCKVDNIRTADPHELAARYVELYGKMAQVAGSLEEALAIANRAVTKEDLICITGSFYLVGEAKKYFTAKAAGTQPASVKV is encoded by the coding sequence ATGCGCCAGGCCGAACCAAAGCCCTCTGCAGCCCCGGGGGCCACCGGTTACGCCAAGGCGTTGCGCTTTCTCGCGACGCTGGCCGACTTCGAACGGATGCGCATCGTTCGGTACACCGCTGCCAATTTCGATCTCGATCGCATGCGTGGGCTGCTCAAGAAGTTGGGCAACCCGCACGAGGCGTTTCGTAGTGTGCACATTGCCGGCACCAAGGGCAAGGGCAGCACTTGCGCGATGACCGCCGCCATGCTGCAGGCCACGGGCTATAAGGTCGGCCTGTACACCAGCCCGCATTTGGTCGACATTCGCGAGCGCATCGTCATCAACGGCGAGATGATCCCACAGGCCGACTTCGCGCGGCTCGTGAAGCTAATTGAGCCGCTTTTAACGAAGATTAAGCCTACTCCGAGCTATTTTGATGTATTGACCGCGGTCGCGTTCAAGTACTTCGCCGAGCAGGGCGTCGAGATCGCGGTCGTCGAGACCGGCCTCGGTGGTCGGCTCGACAGCACCAACGTCCTGAAGCCCGAAGTGGCCGCCATCACCAGCATCAGCAAGGACCACATGGCCCAGCTCGGTGGCACGCTGGCCAAGATCGCCGAGGAAAAGGGCGGCATCTACAAGGCGGGCATTCCGGCACTGACGGTCCAGCAGGACCCCGAGGTCGAGCGCGTGCTGAAGGCCGCCGCCGACAAGGTCGGCGCGCCGTTCGACATCGCCGGCAAGAGCATCGAGTTCAGCTATCGCTTCGAATCCAGCCGTCTGCACGGCCCGCACAACCGGGTCTGCCTCACCACGCCCCACAGCAAGTTCGAACACCTGGCCGTCCCGCTCGTCGGTGAACACCAAGCGATCAACCTCGGCTTGGCGCTGTCGATCATCGACCGCCTCAAGACCCGCGGCATTGCGATCAACGACAGCCGCGCGATGGAAGGTCTGGCCAAGGTGCAACTGCCCGGCCGCATGGAACTGGTCAGCCAAACCCCGCGCGTGATCGTCGACGGCGCCCACAACGCCGCCAGCCTCGATGCGATGATGCGGGCGATCGGTCAGCACATCCCGTACGACAGCATGGTCGTCATCTTTGGCTGCTGCAGCGACAAGGACGTGCCCGGCATGCTCGAGCGCATCACCAGCGGCGCCGACAAGGTCATCTTCTGCAAGGTCGACAACATTCGCACCGCCGACCCGCACGAACTGGCCGCCCGCTACGTCGAGCTGTACGGCAAGATGGCCCAGGTCGCCGGTTCCTTGGAAGAGGCCCTCGCCATCGCCAACCGTGCCGTGACAAAGGAAGACCTCATCTGCATCACCGGCAGCTTCTACCTCGTCGGCGAAGCCAAGAAATACTTCACCGCCAAGGCTGCCGGCACGCAGCCGGCGAGTGTGAAGGTGTAG
- a CDS encoding HPF/RaiA family ribosome-associated protein encodes MQMTVHGLNFDLTTAILDHVRQRLATGLSYYAPRVQRVTVRVNDVNGPRGGADKRCRFEVVAEGVGEVRVDEVDADLYRAVDRAAVRLRRSLARAYGRNQKRSMGPRISASGLPT; translated from the coding sequence ATGCAGATGACCGTACACGGCCTGAACTTCGATCTGACCACCGCCATCCTCGACCACGTGCGCCAGCGGCTGGCGACGGGCCTGAGCTATTACGCCCCCCGCGTGCAGCGCGTCACCGTGCGCGTGAACGACGTGAACGGCCCGCGCGGTGGCGCCGACAAGCGCTGCCGTTTTGAGGTGGTCGCTGAGGGTGTCGGCGAGGTGCGCGTCGACGAGGTCGACGCCGATCTGTACCGCGCCGTCGACCGCGCCGCGGTGCGGCTGCGTCGCTCGCTCGCCCGCGCCTATGGTCGCAACCAAAAGCGCTCGATGGGCCCACGCATCTCGGCGTCCGGCCTGCCCACGTAG
- a CDS encoding STAS domain-containing protein encodes MSEATPPVSVVNLKDVRIVEFTNNKILDEANIADIGATLNALIDERPQPKLLLDFANVEHLSSAALGMLINVNNRVKQKNGQLRLANIQPQIYDVFVITKLNKLFRILPTRNEATASFAN; translated from the coding sequence ATGTCCGAAGCCACGCCACCGGTTTCCGTCGTGAATCTCAAGGATGTGCGCATCGTCGAGTTCACGAACAACAAGATCCTGGATGAGGCCAACATCGCCGACATCGGCGCGACGTTGAACGCGCTGATCGACGAGCGCCCCCAGCCCAAGCTGTTGCTGGACTTCGCGAACGTCGAACACTTAAGTTCGGCGGCGCTGGGCATGTTGATTAACGTGAACAACCGCGTGAAGCAGAAGAACGGGCAGCTGCGCCTGGCGAACATCCAGCCGCAGATCTACGACGTCTTCGTGATCACGAAGCTCAACAAGCTGTTCCGCATCCTGCCGACGCGCAACGAGGCCACCGCAAGCTTCGCCAACTAG
- a CDS encoding carbon-nitrogen hydrolase family protein encodes MSSPSRARVATVCLSGQRRPTLGENRAMVMELADLALFVRPDLLVLPETFPSCGVSHRQVTEVAEAIDGHTVTVAAERARRGRCYVICPLFLRRGNDVFNSAVVLGRDGSLVGTYDKLQPVTSTPDYTIMESGVTPGAAPRTFDLDFGRIGVQICFDLCFPDAWAELARQGARLVVWPSAYNGGFPLRALAALHHYYVISAVGTERAKIIDPCGTVLAETQGLTNVVWRDVNLDFAVCHTDFNYAIPDRILATYGDRVEVRMHQDEGYFLVEPRDPAITTDHLRQTLGFIDRADYFARHRAAYACLQHHGTAAPQVPPHGARSQYSKR; translated from the coding sequence ATGAGTTCGCCTTCACGCGCGAGAGTGGCAACCGTCTGCCTGTCGGGCCAACGTCGGCCGACTCTGGGCGAGAATCGTGCGATGGTGATGGAACTGGCAGACCTGGCGCTGTTCGTCAGGCCGGACCTGCTGGTGCTGCCTGAAACGTTTCCCAGTTGCGGCGTTAGCCATCGTCAGGTGACGGAGGTCGCCGAGGCGATCGACGGGCACACCGTTACCGTGGCGGCCGAGCGGGCGCGGCGAGGACGGTGCTACGTCATCTGCCCGTTGTTCTTGCGGCGCGGCAACGATGTCTTCAACTCGGCGGTGGTGCTCGGCCGCGACGGGAGCCTCGTCGGCACCTACGACAAATTGCAGCCGGTCACCAGCACGCCCGATTACACGATCATGGAAAGCGGCGTCACGCCCGGCGCGGCGCCACGCACGTTCGACCTGGACTTCGGGCGCATCGGCGTGCAGATCTGCTTCGACCTTTGTTTCCCCGATGCCTGGGCCGAACTGGCCCGGCAAGGCGCGCGGCTGGTAGTTTGGCCGTCGGCGTACAACGGTGGGTTTCCGCTGCGCGCGCTGGCGGCGCTGCATCACTACTACGTCATCTCGGCGGTGGGCACCGAGCGGGCGAAGATTATCGACCCCTGCGGCACCGTGCTGGCCGAGACGCAGGGGTTGACCAACGTGGTCTGGCGCGACGTGAACCTCGACTTCGCCGTCTGCCACACCGACTTCAACTACGCCATCCCCGACCGCATCCTCGCCACCTACGGCGACCGCGTCGAGGTGCGCATGCACCAGGACGAAGGCTACTTCCTCGTCGAGCCGCGCGACCCGGCCATCACCACCGACCACCTGCGCCAAACGCTCGGGTTCATCGACCGAGCCGACTACTTCGCCCGCCACCGCGCCGCCTACGCCTGCCTGCAGCACCACGGCACGGCGGCGCCTCAGGTGCCGCCACACGGCGCACGGTCGCAGTACTCGAAGCGGTGA